The candidate division TA06 bacterium genome contains a region encoding:
- the ptsP gene encoding phosphoenolpyruvate--protein phosphotransferase: MNAEYRISGLAASPGIAIGRAFVYRKPTVSAVKYRVADTGREMEKFKSGLNRAKSEFTDLKHQIAQRMGEEAAAIWDAQLLMLDDPETFDGTARRIKELRQDAASSFKEVMEEVAQNMQNSSNAYLRERAADIRDMVWQVIKHIEAQSTLPMQDLPKDAIVLAAELSPADTALMFHKKILGFVTETGGKTSHTAIVARSLEIPAVVGAQNLLLKVSSGQELIVDGARGLAIFNPSPQTLETYREEQKVFLKHLANLKRLRRQKAVTKDGHQVELSANIEMPEETASVLSHGAKGVGLYRTEFLYLTSDHLPTEEEQFEVYRQVAEKLAPDPVIFRTFDLGGDKLDNKTGPLSEANPFMGWRAIRFCLDRPEVLKTQLRAILRASAFGKVKIMLPMICCLSEVISAKQLIAGVKQELSSQGLKFDPECQMGIMVETPSAALTSAQLAKEVDFFSIGSNDLTQYTLAVDRSNQKVAKLYDPFNPAVLRLIREVSEQGHRAGIWVGMCGEMCADPLAMPLLLGLGLDEFSMNPASVPEIKRMIMHLSVDECRKVAANVMEESDPAVIRRMLFDFVVQILPDLKLAGQICSLEPN; the protein is encoded by the coding sequence GTGAACGCCGAATACAGGATCAGCGGCCTGGCGGCCTCTCCGGGCATAGCCATCGGAAGGGCTTTCGTCTACCGCAAGCCGACCGTCTCGGCCGTCAAATACCGGGTGGCGGACACCGGGCGGGAGATGGAGAAATTCAAGTCCGGGTTGAACCGGGCCAAGTCCGAATTCACCGACCTGAAACACCAGATCGCCCAGCGGATGGGCGAAGAGGCGGCCGCCATCTGGGACGCCCAGCTATTGATGCTGGATGATCCCGAGACCTTCGACGGCACCGCCCGCCGGATCAAAGAGCTGCGCCAGGACGCGGCCTCGTCCTTCAAGGAGGTCATGGAAGAGGTGGCCCAAAACATGCAGAATTCCAGCAATGCCTATCTGAGGGAACGGGCGGCCGATATCAGGGACATGGTCTGGCAGGTGATCAAGCACATCGAGGCCCAAAGCACCCTGCCGATGCAGGACCTGCCGAAGGACGCCATCGTGCTGGCCGCCGAGCTTTCCCCGGCCGATACCGCCTTGATGTTCCATAAAAAAATCCTGGGCTTCGTTACCGAAACCGGAGGCAAGACCTCCCACACCGCCATCGTAGCCCGCAGCCTGGAGATCCCGGCGGTGGTGGGGGCCCAGAACCTGTTGCTGAAGGTCTCCTCAGGCCAGGAACTGATTGTGGACGGGGCCAGGGGCCTGGCCATCTTCAATCCCAGTCCCCAAACCCTGGAGACCTATCGCGAGGAACAGAAAGTCTTCTTAAAGCACCTGGCCAACCTCAAACGGCTGCGCCGCCAGAAGGCGGTGACCAAGGACGGCCATCAGGTGGAGCTTTCGGCCAATATCGAGATGCCGGAGGAGACCGCCTCGGTGCTTTCCCACGGGGCCAAGGGAGTGGGTCTTTACCGCACAGAATTTCTGTACCTGACCTCCGACCATCTGCCCACCGAGGAAGAGCAGTTTGAGGTCTACCGCCAGGTGGCGGAAAAGCTGGCCCCCGACCCCGTGATCTTCCGCACCTTTGACCTGGGCGGCGACAAGTTAGACAATAAGACAGGGCCCTTAAGCGAAGCCAACCCTTTTATGGGCTGGCGGGCCATCAGGTTTTGCCTGGACCGTCCCGAGGTTCTCAAGACCCAGCTCCGGGCCATCTTAAGGGCTTCGGCTTTCGGCAAGGTCAAGATCATGCTGCCCATGATCTGCTGCCTGTCCGAAGTGATAAGTGCCAAGCAGCTGATCGCCGGGGTCAAGCAGGAGCTTTCAAGCCAGGGGCTGAAGTTCGACCCGGAATGCCAGATGGGGATAATGGTGGAGACACCTTCGGCCGCTTTGACCTCGGCCCAGCTGGCAAAGGAGGTAGACTTTTTCAGCATCGGCTCCAACGACCTGACCCAGTACACCCTGGCAGTGGACCGCAGCAACCAGAAGGTGGCCAAGCTCTATGATCCCTTCAACCCGGCGGTTTTAAGGCTGATAAGGGAGGTCTCGGAACAGGGCCACCGGGCCGGGATCTGGGTGGGAATGTGCGGGGAGATGTGCGCCGATCCTTTGGCTATGCCGCTGTTGCTGGGCCTGGGCCTGGACGAGTTCAGCATGAACCCGGCCTCGGTG
- a CDS encoding HPr family phosphocarrier protein, with protein MQEKAFTIVNRLGMHARPAALFVKTAGKFKSRIWVRKDQVEVNGKSIMGVMMLAAEPGSILAVRAEGEDEALALEALGRLISDKFNED; from the coding sequence ATGCAGGAAAAAGCTTTTACCATCGTCAACCGGTTGGGAATGCACGCCCGGCCGGCCGCCCTGTTCGTCAAAACCGCCGGAAAATTCAAATCCAGGATCTGGGTCCGCAAGGACCAAGTGGAGGTCAACGGCAAAAGCATTATGGGGGTGATGATGCTGGCGGCCGAACCCGGTTCCATCCTCGCCGTCCGGGCCGAGGGCGAGGACGAAGCCCTGGCGCTGGAAGCCCTGGGCCGGCTGATATCCGATAAATTCAACGAGGATTAA
- a CDS encoding DUF1926 domain-containing protein, which translates to MSKLKFIFGVHNHQPVGNFDFVFEDAYQKAYKPFLDLVAGHPWFRFTLHNSGCLWEWLEQHHPEYLDQLGQMVRAGQMELLGGGFYEPIMPAIPDRDKQGQLNMMSEFLKNRFGRAPAGAWLAERVWEPGLASVLADAGIKYTVLDDYHFKCSGKTDEDLNGHYITEDQGKPLAVFPISQKLRYLAPFHNVDEVISHLKSLRQPDRDALAILADDGEKFGVWPGTHELAYEKGWLKNFLNELDKNREWLELVTFSQALETIPAKGRIYLPTASYAEMGEWALEPKAEAVYSELAQRLKAEGSYPRYSPFVKGGTWRDFLTKYPESNNIYRKMLSVSAKAAGQGPEVLRELYRGQCNCGYWHGVFGGLYLPHLRESLYRHLIRAENLMEANSQTVVPVFEIREFDFDGNGQNEVELSNRYNRLYLSPAAGGSLLEWDVKEKEINLFDTLARRPESYHRNISQSAGQGQAQGKSIHEMVVSKEDGLQDILFYDSFRRVGLVDHLLGPETDLESFFRNCHQEQETGLVGAWFHKTYREAEQVTVELTKPIKDLTITKKIIFGVGRLFAVEYNWVNRGPSEMDIWPGIEFNFGLLSSGFGRHCRSLSQILSTEALNVRVQDQEISQLSVIDDHRGLTIDFDLSQAWDLWRFPVETVSQSESGLERNYQCSCFLWHKRIRLSPGRPQTLNITLEHKPV; encoded by the coding sequence ATGTCCAAACTAAAATTCATATTCGGGGTTCACAACCACCAGCCGGTGGGCAATTTTGATTTCGTGTTTGAGGACGCCTACCAGAAGGCCTATAAGCCTTTTCTGGATTTGGTGGCCGGCCATCCCTGGTTCAGGTTTACCCTGCACAACAGCGGCTGCTTGTGGGAGTGGCTGGAACAGCATCATCCGGAATACCTGGACCAGCTGGGCCAAATGGTCCGGGCCGGGCAGATGGAGTTGCTGGGCGGGGGCTTTTACGAGCCCATCATGCCGGCCATTCCCGACCGTGACAAGCAGGGCCAGCTGAATATGATGTCGGAATTTCTGAAGAACAGATTCGGGCGGGCCCCGGCCGGGGCCTGGCTGGCCGAGCGGGTCTGGGAGCCGGGGCTGGCCTCGGTGCTGGCGGACGCTGGAATAAAATATACGGTGCTGGACGATTATCATTTCAAGTGCTCCGGCAAGACCGACGAAGACCTGAACGGCCATTACATCACCGAAGACCAGGGCAAACCGCTGGCGGTATTTCCCATCAGCCAAAAGCTCCGCTATCTGGCGCCATTTCATAATGTGGACGAGGTCATCTCCCATCTGAAAAGCCTGCGCCAGCCGGACCGGGATGCGCTGGCCATACTGGCCGACGACGGGGAGAAGTTCGGGGTCTGGCCCGGCACCCACGAACTGGCCTATGAAAAGGGCTGGCTGAAAAACTTTCTGAACGAACTGGATAAGAACCGGGAATGGCTGGAACTGGTCACTTTCAGCCAGGCCCTGGAAACGATTCCCGCCAAGGGCCGGATCTACCTGCCCACCGCCTCCTACGCCGAGATGGGGGAATGGGCGCTGGAGCCGAAAGCCGAAGCCGTCTATTCGGAACTGGCCCAGAGGCTGAAAGCCGAAGGCAGTTATCCGCGCTACAGCCCGTTTGTCAAAGGCGGAACCTGGCGGGATTTTCTGACCAAATATCCCGAGTCCAATAATATCTATCGCAAGATGCTCTCGGTCTCGGCCAAGGCAGCCGGCCAGGGTCCCGAGGTCCTGCGGGAACTGTACCGGGGTCAGTGCAACTGCGGTTACTGGCACGGCGTTTTCGGCGGCCTATACCTGCCGCATCTGCGCGAGTCCTTGTATAGACACCTGATCCGGGCCGAAAACCTGATGGAAGCTAATTCCCAGACTGTCGTTCCTGTCTTTGAGATCAGGGAATTTGATTTTGACGGCAACGGCCAAAACGAAGTGGAGCTTTCCAACCGCTATAACCGGTTATATCTTTCTCCGGCTGCGGGAGGAAGCCTGTTGGAGTGGGACGTCAAAGAAAAAGAAATAAACCTGTTCGACACCCTGGCCCGCCGGCCCGAAAGTTATCACCGCAATATTTCCCAATCGGCCGGTCAGGGCCAGGCCCAGGGCAAGAGCATTCACGAGATGGTGGTCTCCAAGGAAGACGGCCTGCAGGACATCCTTTTCTACGATTCCTTCCGCCGGGTGGGGCTGGTGGACCACCTGCTGGGGCCGGAGACGGATTTGGAATCTTTTTTCCGCAACTGCCACCAGGAGCAGGAAACCGGTCTCGTCGGGGCCTGGTTCCATAAAACATACAGGGAAGCAGAACAGGTCACGGTAGAACTAACAAAACCAATAAAAGATTTGACCATCACCAAAAAGATCATATTCGGCGTCGGACGGTTATTTGCGGTTGAGTACAACTGGGTCAACAGAGGTCCAAGCGAAATGGATATCTGGCCGGGGATAGAATTCAATTTCGGCCTGTTGTCATCAGGCTTCGGCCGGCATTGCCGGAGCTTGAGCCAGATACTGTCCACCGAAGCCCTTAATGTCCGGGTTCAGGATCAGGAAATTTCCCAGCTTTCGGTAATTGATGATCACCGGGGCCTTACCATAGACTTTGATCTGTCCCAGGCCTGGGATCTCTGGCGTTTTCCGGTAGAGACCGTCTCCCAGTCGGAATCGGGGCTGGAGCGGAACTACCAGTGCTCCTGTTTTTTATGGCATAAAAGAATAAGACTTTCTCCGGGCCGGCCGCAAACCTTGAATATTACATTGGAGCACAAGCCCGTTTGA
- a CDS encoding phage Gp37/Gp68 family protein, with amino-acid sequence MATNTHIEWTEATWNPVTGCTKTSPGCANCYAERMTRRLKAMGSHNYRKGFKVTTHPAMLDYPLGWRKPRMIFVNSMGDLFHENVPVSFIQRVFNVMESAHWHTYQALTKRAERLFDIAPELPWPDNVWMGVTVEDKEHLYRIDSLRATKAKVKFISFEPLLEQIGKVDLTGIDWAIVGGESGPGARPMQPEWARELRDQCIKAKVPFFFKQWGGFNKKKAGKILDGKIWMRMPETDITSPTNIAR; translated from the coding sequence ATGGCAACTAATACGCATATAGAATGGACGGAGGCAACTTGGAACCCTGTTACAGGTTGCACCAAAACCAGCCCGGGTTGCGCCAATTGCTATGCCGAGCGAATGACCAGACGGCTGAAAGCTATGGGCTCGCATAATTACAGGAAAGGGTTTAAGGTCACGACGCATCCGGCTATGTTGGATTATCCTTTAGGCTGGCGCAAGCCCAGGATGATCTTCGTTAATTCAATGGGCGATCTATTCCACGAAAACGTGCCGGTATCATTCATCCAACGGGTGTTTAATGTAATGGAGAGCGCCCATTGGCATACTTACCAAGCGCTAACCAAGCGGGCCGAGCGGTTGTTCGATATTGCTCCTGAATTGCCCTGGCCTGATAATGTATGGATGGGGGTAACGGTAGAAGATAAAGAGCATCTATACAGGATAGACAGCTTGCGCGCCACCAAAGCCAAGGTTAAGTTCATTTCTTTTGAACCCCTGCTGGAGCAGATTGGCAAGGTTGATTTAACCGGTATAGATTGGGCGATAGTAGGCGGCGAGTCCGGCCCGGGCGCGCGCCCCATGCAACCCGAATGGGCCAGGGAATTGAGAGATCAATGTATAAAAGCTAAAGTGCCGTTTTTCTTTAAACAATGGGGCGGATTCAACAAGAAGAAAGCGGGCAAAATACTTGACGGCAAGATATGGATGAGGATGCCTGAAACGGATATAACTTCGCCAACAAATATTGCAAGATAA
- the tcmP gene encoding three-Cys-motif partner protein TcmP, whose translation MEDDGLITPEVGIWAKGKYLLMQNYADIFTRSMKDKWDTLVYIDLFAGAGRSKIKSTGEIVESTPILAIKLSNKFSKYLFCDSDEAKLKALQKRVENGEHNIDASYIVGDVNMSTEAIIDNIPVPGKDNKVLTFCFTDPYKLDNLSFNTIEAIAKARRTDFLVLIPTDMDAKRNADTYKGPSNNNVEKFIGYSDWRDRWEKFKVPNANFGLFVLGEFSKHMGDLGYKQNEDHESVLVRNQQRKAPLYRLAFFSKHDLGKTFWKETKKYGNPQTNMFG comes from the coding sequence ATGGAAGACGATGGATTGATTACACCTGAAGTAGGAATTTGGGCAAAAGGTAAATATCTATTGATGCAAAATTATGCAGATATATTTACCAGAAGTATGAAGGACAAATGGGATACACTTGTTTATATTGACCTATTTGCTGGTGCTGGTAGATCAAAAATCAAATCTACAGGTGAAATCGTTGAATCCACCCCGATATTAGCAATAAAACTTTCAAATAAATTTAGCAAATACCTATTTTGCGATAGTGATGAAGCCAAGCTCAAGGCGCTGCAAAAAAGGGTTGAGAATGGCGAGCACAACATTGATGCAAGCTATATCGTGGGCGATGTAAATATGTCTACAGAGGCGATAATTGACAATATCCCTGTGCCAGGGAAAGACAACAAGGTCTTGACATTTTGTTTTACAGACCCATATAAATTAGACAATCTATCATTTAATACTATCGAAGCAATAGCCAAAGCACGGCGGACAGATTTTTTAGTATTGATACCCACAGATATGGATGCAAAAAGAAATGCAGATACTTATAAAGGACCAAGCAATAATAATGTAGAAAAATTTATTGGCTACTCTGATTGGAGAGATAGATGGGAAAAATTTAAAGTACCCAACGCCAATTTTGGTCTATTTGTACTCGGTGAGTTTTCCAAACATATGGGGGACTTGGGTTACAAGCAAAATGAAGACCATGAATCAGTTTTAGTAAGAAACCAACAAAGGAAAGCGCCTTTATATAGGTTGGCCTTCTTCAGTAAACATGATTTAGGTAAAACATTTTGGAAAGAAACAAAAAAATACGGTAACCCGCAAACTAACATGTTCGGTTAA
- a CDS encoding N-6 DNA methylase: protein MLKAELEKLVAQAQANNIHHMAEMQVQSSYVVKVLELLGWRDGDWQQGASQGVNTGNFPDIVLHDKSKDNMLVVECKDARKLDKLDGYYGSGKKRKTFEEQLYGYCRAEGVYWGVLTNFVEWRLYNVVHKDIYGKRYAFHSLLWPKADKRFYTDLLSDEGLAFLKLISREYVCHNKGKIDPNPLYYPKEIILADTKAKFFNKLTGWRETLRNHVNHKYKDKYNTDEIDLYTQRILDRLIFMDVCHDKGIINEDHLRAVLETKDNTYKELKNVFKQMEQKFNTELFTHQPIDDFALDNEVIAPIVRQVTDFDFKDISVHIIGEVYENYLGELLRKARKSDDLNVQVKTNRKSQGIYYTPDYIVDYIVKNTVGELLAKVRTTEEIKKIKVLDPACGSGSFLICAFDCFYKAYELAKNKGQTAAMRDFDITKAILQNNLFGVDLDERAVEITKLNLMLKALEGLNWRDLPGDKLLPNLSLNIREGNSLISGQMFEKKHEGELFPWYDAEPEIPKLIKLRNEFHRAKDEEDKENLLENIKVFESGLNRDLNENLRGYFKDVKDQKPFNYQVAFPEVFVGGGPSARSGQGFDAVIGNPPWIQSKFMDMPNKKYYEHRYSTARKQYDIFSCFVEKSNEVMKEHGKFGFIVPSRWIMNPDYIMLRKYLAHKVRITEIVDVGEKIFEGVKMPSLLLFFDKSIDEKNNIKNTFKVKYEIENKISIFKTNKLLQGNIAKDGQYLFSITQNNKLSSIFTKIEEASLNYGDFVTNARGVEIGKKSSIVFTEKKEGYVKFLVGGDMGRYYTDSCHYLKLGSRNIDYKQPESYVGEKIIIRKTGTGINATLDKDSYVIQVIYIFKNKQAIYDLKYYLGILNSKLMSKYYFAKYGEEKKIAFPHLRQTTVLQLPIRKIDFKNKKDKAMHDQLVVLVKEMLKQNKTPELRQRNKHDIAAIDRKIDELVYRLYGLNEAEKKVIEGN from the coding sequence ATGCTAAAAGCAGAACTTGAAAAATTAGTGGCCCAGGCCCAGGCCAACAACATCCATCACATGGCCGAGATGCAGGTGCAGTCAAGTTATGTGGTCAAGGTTTTGGAACTGCTGGGCTGGCGGGATGGCGACTGGCAGCAGGGCGCCAGCCAGGGCGTGAACACCGGCAATTTCCCGGATATAGTTTTGCACGACAAAAGCAAGGACAACATGCTGGTGGTGGAGTGCAAGGATGCCAGGAAGCTTGATAAGCTTGACGGTTATTACGGCTCAGGCAAAAAGAGAAAAACCTTCGAAGAGCAGCTTTACGGCTATTGCCGGGCCGAAGGGGTTTACTGGGGCGTGCTGACCAACTTCGTGGAATGGCGGCTATATAATGTGGTCCATAAAGATATTTACGGCAAAAGGTATGCCTTTCACTCTCTGTTGTGGCCCAAGGCCGACAAGCGGTTTTATACTGATCTGCTTTCGGACGAAGGCCTGGCTTTTTTAAAGCTGATCAGCCGGGAATATGTTTGCCACAACAAAGGCAAGATAGACCCCAATCCGCTGTATTATCCCAAGGAAATTATACTGGCCGATACCAAGGCAAAATTCTTCAATAAACTAACGGGCTGGCGGGAAACTTTAAGAAACCATGTCAACCACAAATATAAAGACAAATATAATACCGACGAAATAGACCTTTATACCCAGCGGATATTGGACCGCCTGATCTTTATGGACGTTTGCCACGACAAGGGCATAATAAACGAGGATCATTTAAGGGCGGTGCTGGAAACCAAGGATAACACCTATAAAGAGCTTAAGAACGTCTTTAAGCAGATGGAGCAGAAGTTCAACACCGAGCTGTTCACCCATCAGCCGATAGACGATTTTGCTTTGGACAACGAGGTCATAGCTCCCATAGTCAGGCAGGTGACCGATTTTGATTTCAAAGACATCTCGGTGCATATCATCGGCGAGGTTTACGAGAACTATCTGGGCGAGCTTTTACGCAAAGCCCGAAAGAGCGATGATTTAAACGTACAGGTTAAAACAAACCGCAAAAGCCAGGGCATTTACTACACCCCGGATTATATAGTTGACTATATCGTAAAAAATACGGTGGGCGAGTTACTGGCTAAAGTCCGGACCACCGAAGAAATCAAGAAAATTAAAGTGCTGGACCCGGCCTGCGGTTCGGGGTCTTTCCTGATCTGCGCTTTCGATTGTTTTTACAAGGCTTACGAGCTGGCCAAGAACAAAGGCCAGACAGCGGCCATGCGGGATTTTGACATAACCAAAGCCATCCTGCAAAACAACCTGTTTGGCGTTGACCTTGACGAGCGGGCGGTGGAGATAACCAAGCTTAATTTAATGCTCAAGGCATTGGAGGGCTTGAATTGGAGGGATCTGCCCGGCGACAAACTTCTGCCCAATTTAAGCCTTAACATAAGGGAGGGCAATTCGCTGATATCGGGACAGATGTTCGAGAAGAAGCATGAGGGCGAGTTGTTTCCCTGGTATGACGCCGAGCCGGAGATACCCAAGCTTATCAAGTTGCGGAATGAATTTCACAGGGCCAAGGATGAAGAAGACAAGGAAAACCTGTTGGAAAACATAAAGGTTTTTGAAAGCGGGCTTAACAGGGATTTGAATGAGAATCTGAGGGGTTATTTCAAGGATGTTAAAGACCAGAAACCGTTCAATTATCAGGTAGCTTTCCCAGAGGTGTTTGTGGGGGGCGGCCCTTCGGCACGCTCAGGGCAAGGCTTTGATGCAGTGATTGGAAATCCGCCGTGGATACAGTCAAAATTCATGGATATGCCAAACAAGAAATATTACGAACATAGATACAGCACGGCAAGAAAACAATATGACATCTTTAGTTGTTTTGTTGAAAAATCCAATGAAGTAATGAAAGAACACGGAAAATTTGGTTTTATTGTTCCCAGCAGGTGGATAATGAATCCAGATTATATTATGTTGCGTAAATATTTGGCCCATAAAGTAAGGATTACTGAAATCGTTGATGTGGGTGAAAAAATATTTGAGGGTGTAAAAATGCCGTCTCTGTTGTTATTTTTTGATAAGTCAATCGATGAAAAAAACAATATTAAAAATACTTTCAAAGTAAAGTACGAAATTGAAAACAAAATTAGCATATTTAAAACAAACAAACTCTTACAAGGCAATATAGCTAAAGATGGGCAGTATTTGTTTTCAATAACCCAAAACAATAAACTTTCAAGTATTTTTACTAAAATAGAAGAAGCGTCTTTAAATTACGGTGATTTTGTAACTAATGCAAGAGGTGTAGAAATAGGCAAAAAAAGCAGTATTGTTTTTACAGAGAAAAAAGAAGGGTATGTTAAATTTTTAGTCGGCGGTGACATGGGTAGATACTATACCGATAGCTGTCATTACCTAAAATTAGGTTCAAGAAATATTGATTATAAACAACCAGAATCATATGTTGGCGAAAAAATTATTATAAGAAAAACGGGTACAGGCATAAATGCAACATTAGACAAGGACAGCTATGTTATACAGGTCATCTACATCTTTAAAAATAAACAAGCAATATATGACTTGAAGTATTACCTGGGTATTTTAAATTCTAAACTTATGTCTAAGTATTATTTTGCAAAATACGGTGAAGAAAAGAAAATAGCTTTTCCGCATTTAAGGCAAACAACAGTATTGCAGTTGCCAATACGTAAAATAGATTTTAAAAACAAAAAAGACAAAGCAATGCACGACCAGCTTGTTGTTTTAGTAAAAGAAATGCTTAAGCAAAACAAAACCCCGGAACTACGCCAGCGCAATAAGCACGACATTGCCGCCATAGACCGTAAAATTGATGAACTAGTGTATAGGTTGTATGGGCTGAATGAAGCGGAGAAGAAGGTTATTGAGGGGAATTAA